One region of Sulfuriroseicoccus oceanibius genomic DNA includes:
- a CDS encoding OB-fold-containig protein produces MQEFLHHLSQPYNLAISVFLGMILLYWIVSFFGVGLDALDVDIDMDADGGTNLASLGPLSGIIKFLNGGSVPLTGIATFLAICTWFFSITGNDLFNPEADNRTGWIILGISSLIAIPAAKLITWPLAPFFRKLRESEIVEPILGQTGVVISRKVDAAYGQAEVARKEGAPASINCICPEGEIPRGETIKVVSYDQQSGLYTVHPIQNPPN; encoded by the coding sequence ATGCAAGAGTTCCTCCACCATCTCTCACAGCCCTACAATCTGGCGATCTCGGTCTTTCTGGGCATGATCCTGCTCTACTGGATCGTCTCGTTCTTCGGGGTGGGCTTGGATGCGCTGGACGTCGATATCGACATGGATGCCGACGGCGGCACGAACCTGGCCAGCCTGGGTCCATTGAGTGGGATCATTAAGTTCCTCAACGGCGGTTCGGTTCCATTGACCGGCATCGCCACGTTCCTGGCCATTTGCACTTGGTTCTTCTCCATCACTGGCAACGATCTCTTCAACCCCGAAGCAGACAACCGCACAGGATGGATCATTCTGGGGATCTCGTCTCTGATCGCAATCCCAGCCGCCAAACTCATCACCTGGCCGCTGGCTCCATTTTTCCGCAAACTCAGAGAATCGGAAATCGTCGAACCCATCCTGGGACAAACCGGTGTCGTCATCAGCCGCAAGGTCGATGCCGCCTACGGACAAGCCGAAGTCGCCCGCAAGGAAGGCGCACCGGCCAGCATCAATTGCATTTGCCCCGAGGGCGAGATCCCACGCGGCGAGACGATCAAAGTCGTCTCCTACGACCAACAATCCGGACTGTACACGGTCCACCCCATCCAGAACCCACCCAACTAA